DNA from Bubalus bubalis isolate 160015118507 breed Murrah chromosome 7, NDDB_SH_1, whole genome shotgun sequence:
TTTCTAGAAAGCTTTCATTTATAAAGAGCTTAAAACAGCACCTGGTGAATACTAAGCGCTACTAGAGGACTTTTATCATAACTATTATACTGGTTTTTACATTATCACTGCTGATGAAGAACAAGAAGAACTCTGTCCTGCTTTGTCACGGTCACTAATGAATATGCTATGGACAGATCATTTCGGAGCATCTCCGCGGCGGCCGCGGATTTCAAGAGCCGCGGATCAACGTAGAAAAATCAAGGCTTGCAACCCCCGGCCTGGAGCCGGGTAAGGGCGCGGTGCTCGATTTCCTTCCCTGCCTCCGCCTGCCCTAGTGCGCATGCTCAGTCTTGCTCAGCCCGCTGctgtgattgatttttttctgggCGGCCGTGACGACCTGGGACCGGCTCCGGGATGGGGAGTGAAGCCCCCGGAGCCGCCGCAGCCACTGCTGCGGCGCCTTGAGGAGCAGCCACGGGGAGGCAGCTGCCGCTCGTCGGTGAGTAGTCGAACCGCCACCATGACGTTTCGTAAGAAGGGCTCCAAGAACCCCCCACTCCTGAGCCTGGAATTCATCCTGCAGAATCATGCGGACTTTGTCGCCTGTGTGGGGATGTTCTTCGTGTTGGGGCTCATGTTCGAGGGGACAGCAGAAGTGTCGATCGTTTTTATTACTCTCCAGCACGGGGTTACCTTccctgcagcagaagcagaagcagaagcagaagcagaacgAGCCACAGCACCCAAGTTCCTTTATCATTATGGTGCCAAAGACTTGGCCACGGTGTTCTTCTACACGCTGGTGGCAATCATCATTCATGCCACCATTCAGGAGTACGTGTTGGATAGAATTAACAGGCGAATGCAGTTCCCCAAACAGAGACAAGGCAAATTTTATGAATCTGGTCAGTTTAGCGTATTCTTCCTTGTTTCCTGTATCTGGGGCACATTCATTCTAGTTTCTGAAAACTGCCTGTCAGACCTGACTGTCTTATGGAAGGCTCATACCCATAACATGATGACATTTCAGATGAAGTTTTTCTACATCTCCCAGTTGGCTTACTGGTTTCACGCTTTTCCCGAACTATTATTCCAGAGAAGCAGACCCCAAGAACTCTCCCAGCAAGCTGTATATGTTGGTCTTCACCTCTTTCACATTGCGGGAGCTTATCTCTTGTACTTGAATCACCTGGGACTTCTTCTTTTGATGATGCATTATTTTGTGGAATTCCTTTCCCATTCTTGCGACCTGTTCTATTTTAGCGACGAGAAGTTCCAGAAGGAGTTTTCTCTATGGGCCATTGTGTTTATTTTGGGTCGACTTGTGACTTTAATTGTTTCTTTGATAACTGCTGGTTTTCAGCTGGCTGTAGGGCCGAATGGGAATTCGGATGACTCTGCTGAAGATGTGAATGTGTTGGCAGCTAAAATTGCTGTTCTGTCATCCAGTTGCTCTATCCAAGCATATGTAACATGGAATTTATTTAATGTCCAGCTTCAGAGGTGGATGGAAGAAGATGCGCCTCTTCAGGCCCCAAGTGTGAAGAAGAAACGGATTAAGGGCAGATTTTGTAGAAAAGGAATGGAAAACGGTGTGGCAACTTCAAATAGACTACTAGATTCTCCCCAGATGAGGAAAGAAAAGTCTTCATAATGAATTGCAAGTTAATTGACTAATGTCTCCAAAGAAGTCTGCTCTTTACTATAACATCCATTTCTTTgctaagagaagaaaatggcaaccagtattcttgacaggatggacagaggggcctggtgggctgcagtcaatagggtcacaaaaagagtcggacaccactgagcaactgagctcgcgggtacacacacgcacatgcacacaaacacacacacatgcctatcTTCGCTAGAGAATTTTctgttcttaaaaatatattgtctttgatttttgCTACTGTACTCTGTAAGGTATTTTTTGAAGGCATTTGAGGGGAGAGTGAGTATTATGAGTGCAAAAACATTTAGACTAAGCTATTCATCAtcaaaatagtttaaatatttctacgcttttattttatttttttttttacctttgaacattttcctaatgatttgtAGAGATAACTCCAAAATTCATGTGTCAGTGACACAGTTCTTACTCCTGCCAATCTTTTGTAATGTTAACAAGATGGTCTTTTATagcaattacatatttttaatgttctcttccaggataaaacagaaatattataaatctggaattcaatttcattaatttttctgtattccCTAAGTCttagaattgttttttaatttacagcTGGAGAAAAGATTTGTAAAATCACCAAAATAATGATGTGTTTTATAGGTAATGGTTGTTACATCCCACTAAAAACCCCAAGATACTAATGGTTAACATGTGGCGATTTATTGCTATATATTGAATCAAAATATcttgaattaatataaaattagcaCTAGGAAGTAAAATCATGCTTGTTCATTTTAAACGCTTATAAACtggaaatcagaaaattaaagacggtttaaagaaaatcagcctTAAATAGCTTTTTTTGATACatgtattaaaaattattcttaatgaGGTTTGTAATAAGTGTGATATCCACAGCATCTTAAAAGAATATTGTTTAACCTgtaaatcattttgaaaagtaatgCTTATTTGATTTATATCTCTAAAAAGAATGTCATctgattacatgttgaaaacATTGAATATACTAACCTTAAATGTGAATATCATATTCTTATGAAAGtttttccaaaataatataaatatagctTTGCTTCCATCTTTAATTGGGAAATATTTATCTGTATGAGACGTATTTTGGAGAGAGATATGtctatatgtattttatacacacacacacacacacacacacacacacacacatatatatgtcctATATTTACAGAAGCCAGTAGAAACAATGGAATGCAGTGGGTAtttactatatttaattttttactctCAACCTTtagtttgattttatttctataatgtgagtgcttatatttttttcagtagtcagtgctttaaaaatatgctaGGATAAGGTTATATACTTCCTGTTGCTCTCTGTTTTCCCCTGCTATGTCTCCCATCTCTCTACTTTTGATAACTTTCCCTTGGCTTGTTGTAAGTAATCCAGCCTTCCTAATCATGGGGGTCCCTGCAAATTAAACTTAGTACATGAGTATTGTGGACCAAAGGGAGGGCCCGCTTTTAgcaaaatattcttttatgttcTTTCTGCTTTGAGAAGTACATAACGAAGCaagattatttctgttttgtccGTAGAATCCACCATCCtgtggctttttgtttttctcagttgCTTCATACCGTAGTTTTGGTAGCACATCCTCTAGTTccgaggagaaggcaatggcaccccactccagtactcttgcctggaaaatcccatggacggaggagcctggaaggctgcagtccatggggtcgttgagggtcggacacggctgagcgacttcactttcacttttcactttcatgcattggagaaggaaatggcaacccactccaatgttcttgtctggagaatcccagggacgggggagcctggtgggtcagacaggactgaagtgacttaacagcagcagcagctctagttCCAAAGTACAAGAAACTCCGCTTCTATCAACCACCATGCAGTTAGTTGTAAAACAAAGATTTCCAACTTCTCATAAGAAAGACTGTTCTTTCTCACTTCCCTCATTTCTAAAGAATCCTCCCCTGTTACTTATAACCTCATTCCTGGAAACAAATTTTTTATccattatatatgtaatttattttccaGTAAGTGCAGGCCTGACTCAGTCTAGGAAATGACAGCAAGAAATATGTTTCCTTATGTGATTGGCAATGCCAAGAGTTAAAATGGGATTGATATTAAATAAGATTAGGGTCCAGAACAATTTACCCAGGATTTTCTGGGGCTCTGTCCTCCTCAGTTTATCCATTTGACAGCAAAGGACTACAGATGTTCTAGGCTTCATATCTGCATACCACATACATGatagagaggaagaggaaatctgaTCACGTGTCACTGAGAGTCACCTTTACTGAACTTATTTGATATAGTGTTGTACTGGACTGATTGGCGAAGTCAGGTTATATGCTTCACCTGTGAAAAAAGGCAAAGCTTTCTTGTAAAATGTGGATCCACAAGGAGTAGCAAGGTTGAGGAAAAATAAGGGGAAGGATGCTGGGTACATCTCAACTATTCATAAGAATtcaacacagaaaagaaatgtacGTGAAGTAAATTATGAAAGTCACCCTATAAATGAAATTCAGCACAATACAAATTTCtaagttccttttaaaaattcttaaaaacatgcCATTCTTAAAAAACATGTCATAATAAATCTCAGtgtgacaatttgatttctgtcaAAATGGATGACATGGAAACAAAACTTTCCACTTTCATTATTCAAGGTGTTATTAAGTCAAGCATTAGTTACCCCTATGAAAATttacataattaatatttaatcacCAAGTGTTGAGAAAGTCATAAAGATGTCTGATCATTGACTTTGAAGATATCACTCTGATTAATGAATCCGTTTTAGTGCTTGCCAAGCTTTATTCTTTAGGTATATCTATATGCATTGATTTTCTAGGATAGATGTAGGGTGgattttccttaaaaagttattCTGCcagcatttatttataaatgtatctcattttaaaataaatagtagaAATATGTTACTCAACCTACCTGTCTCAAAGAAATAAGCATGTTATATTCCTAGTGATCAGTATAATTCTACATTTCATTTATGTAAGAAAGCAACAACCTGtagatatttcttcatttatatctAGTCAGTATTTAATTATTAGTAGAGGAAATATGTACTGCCAATATTGTGTTAACTTGGAATAGATTCTCAAGATTATTAATTgcaacattaatattttaaagctttttgaaGACATAAAATATTCTGATATCTTTTTAATCCAGAAAAACCTGGGCAAAGTTTTAAGTTCTCACTCAACTAAATGGAATAATTTATATAGTATAATAAAAGACATTACTGATGATTTACATAGGAAATGATGTATTGGAGCAGTTCCTGAGATGAAATTCTTGCGGGAGAAGTATCCTTGAGAATGTGGCATGTGGAGTGGGCTAGAACTTGGGTATTTGAGTTATGGCAGAGAATACATTCCCGTTTCAAGTCATAGACAATTCACTTGCCTGGCTGAAGTGGGTATATAGTGTGGGTGAGCAAAAGGAAGTAAGTGAGGCTTAATAACAGATCAGATTACCAGAGAATTCACAAATACTTCTTGAATTTCTCTGGAAATAGAGGATTTTATTAACTGCTGTGTTTGAATAAAATCTATATCCCGTGAGACACTTTTGTACAAAATAAGACAGTGATTAATAATACATACTAAATAAGACAGTAGTATCTGCCAAGTCCCCTCAATTATGTAGGAAGATTATCATAAATCCATCATACAAAACCCTTACCTTTCTAAATATTAGAACTGTTCTCATGATTATACAGTCATGTGACTATCTAAATTTTGGCTTCTAGACCCTTATAAGCAAATCCTTTGTAGGTCCTGCACCACTTCTGGCACTTCTaagtatttcaataaatatataataagtcAAACATTAAGAAAGCTGTCTCTCAGACAATTCACGTTCTTTGGCCCTTTGTGTTTGGGGCTACTACATTATGTCAActgatcttttttcattttacaatttCAAAATTACATTGATATATAAACTGACTACTTCAGAGGATAAttacaaaacttaaaaaattttgacAGTGGAATGTGATATGCAGTTTGCTTAATTTTGACATAAACAGAACTTAACAATAATGATATGGACATCCTCTGTCATAAAAGTTATTAGAGTTGCTGTTAAGGAATATGGTTCTTTGATAATAAAGGCAAAATACCTATTTTAAATAAAGGGAAAGTGAATTCcctaaattaaaagtaaaaaaatactcAGTTTCAATATCAACAGCACTATTCTTCAAATCAAGTAATGTCAGTGCATAGAATCTCATGGCCTGATGAAAATTTGAGAAAAGAGAACATTACCTCATGCCCTAAGGCATGAGATTTTACCTAAGCCATCACACACTATAAAGTATTTACATCCCAAGATAGATTtaatatttcttcctcttgctgcttaattaattttgaaaagctGGCCCTCAAATACAGAATtgccaaaatatgtatttttaaatcttaatacattaaaaaatatgtttccaGTTGTATTGTTATAAATTCAGCAATGAAAGGTAGTAATAAGATTATAAATGATGTTTAACAAAAATCAGTGTTAAGCCTTTACTCTGGCCCTTAGATATGTGTGAACTTTGTAAGACCCTTAAACATTTTAAGTGTCGGATTGTGTGTCACCAAAatggcaaatatatttatatattttaagaagctACTATAAAGGTTAAAAATGCATTCACATACAAAGTTATAAATAGTTTGTATGTGcgtatgtgtatatattgtttccttggtggctcagtattaaagaacctgcttgccaaggcaagagacacagctttctatctctgggtgggaaagatcccctggagaaggaaatggcaacccactttagtattcttgcccaagaaatcccatggatagaggagcctggtgagctacagtccatggggtcataaaaagagtcggaaatgacttagcaactaaataacaacatgtGTATGTATAGAGCTATTGTTAACAGATGTAAATTAACAAGATGATATTTGTTCATGTATTGCCTCTGTATACTTTCACATTCTATGAATGTATACAGtctcatttgaaagtgaaagttgctcagttgtgtccgactctttgcaaccctatggacttagcccaccaggctcctctgtccattcccttttccagaggatcttcccaccccagggatcaaacctaggtctcctgcattgcagccacattctttaccatctgagacactagggaagacCCACAATctcatttaatatatacatatatgtgtttatgCATATACGTATGtgtacatatgcatacacatagaTTGCTGCCATGCATTTGCATATTTAGTTttcaataaactattttttttttttttttgagaaggaaatggcaacccactgtagtactcttgcttggaaaaatcctatggacaaaggagcctggtaggctacagtccaaagggtagaaagagttggacacgactgagcgacttcacttcaaactATTTTTTAGAAGAGTTTTGGGGTTTAAGCAAAACTAAGCAGAAAGCACAAAGCTCCCATATATCCCCAGATCTACACCACAGCCCCACCCTAATACCcatgcatatatctttccctGTTATCTGCATCCTACATCACTGTGGTATGTTTGTTAACAATCAGTGAATCTACAGTAGCACATCACAGTCACCAAAAGTCCATAATTTACAAGCAAcctcactcttggtgttgtacattttatcagttttaacaaccatataatgacatgtatctaccctaatcaaagaaaataat
Protein-coding regions in this window:
- the TRAM1L1 gene encoding translocating chain-associated membrane protein 1-like 1, producing the protein MLSLAQPAAVIDFFLGGRDDLGPAPGWGVKPPEPPQPLLRRLEEQPRGGSCRSSVSSRTATMTFRKKGSKNPPLLSLEFILQNHADFVACVGMFFVLGLMFEGTAEVSIVFITLQHGVTFPAAEAEAEAEAERATAPKFLYHYGAKDLATVFFYTLVAIIIHATIQEYVLDRINRRMQFPKQRQGKFYESGQFSVFFLVSCIWGTFILVSENCLSDLTVLWKAHTHNMMTFQMKFFYISQLAYWFHAFPELLFQRSRPQELSQQAVYVGLHLFHIAGAYLLYLNHLGLLLLMMHYFVEFLSHSCDLFYFSDEKFQKEFSLWAIVFILGRLVTLIVSLITAGFQLAVGPNGNSDDSAEDVNVLAAKIAVLSSSCSIQAYVTWNLFNVQLQRWMEEDAPLQAPSVKKKRIKGRFCRKGMENGVATSNRLLDSPQMRKEKSS